From a single Nostoc sp. MS1 genomic region:
- the lpxA gene encoding acyl-ACP--UDP-N-acetylglucosamine O-acyltransferase has product MKTLIHPTAVIHPNSELHSTVQVGAYAVIGAHVKVGPETIIGAHAVLEGPCEIGARNQIFTGAAIGMEPQDLKFVGEPTWVKIGDNNLIREYVTINRATGAGQATIIGHNNLLMAYVHVAHNCIIEDSVIIANSVALAGHVHIESSARLSGVLGVHQFVHIGRQAMVGGMARIDRDVPPYMLVEGNPGRIRTLNLVGLKRSGMETSDLQLLRKAFRILYRSNLTFKEALEQLESLGDTEHLQNLRRFLLLSQMPGRRGLIPGKGKSGGSDD; this is encoded by the coding sequence TTGAAGACGCTTATTCACCCAACTGCTGTAATTCATCCAAACTCGGAACTGCACTCAACAGTGCAAGTCGGTGCTTATGCTGTGATTGGAGCGCATGTTAAAGTCGGCCCGGAAACAATTATTGGCGCTCATGCGGTGCTAGAAGGGCCTTGTGAGATTGGGGCGCGAAATCAGATTTTTACAGGTGCAGCTATCGGTATGGAACCCCAGGATCTCAAATTTGTAGGCGAACCAACCTGGGTCAAAATTGGTGACAATAACTTAATTCGTGAGTATGTCACTATTAATCGTGCTACCGGAGCCGGGCAAGCCACAATTATTGGTCACAATAATTTGTTAATGGCTTATGTCCACGTTGCTCATAATTGTATAATTGAAGACTCCGTAATTATCGCTAACTCAGTAGCATTAGCAGGTCATGTCCACATAGAATCATCCGCCAGATTAAGCGGAGTTTTAGGCGTGCATCAATTTGTACACATTGGTAGACAAGCAATGGTAGGCGGAATGGCACGTATTGACCGCGATGTGCCGCCCTATATGTTAGTAGAAGGCAACCCAGGCAGAATTAGAACTCTTAACCTTGTGGGACTCAAACGCTCTGGTATGGAAACCAGCGATTTGCAACTCCTCAGAAAAGCCTTCCGTATTTTGTACCGTTCTAACTTAACTTTTAAAGAAGCATTAGAACAATTGGAATCTTTAGGAGACACCGAACACCTACAAAACCTGCGCCGCTTCCTGCTACTCTCGCAAATGCCTGGAAGACGCGGCTTGATTCCCGGTAAAGGTAAATCAGGTGGGAGTGATGACTAG
- the fabZ gene encoding 3-hydroxyacyl-ACP dehydratase FabZ — protein MSILSEVKAPTSTEQPPTHEEAIPLEPKKTFTSEEIQQLLPHRYPFLLVDKIIDYTPGKSAVGIKNVTVNEPQFTGHFPGRPLMPGVLIVEAMAQVGGIVIRQLPDLEDGLFVFAGIDKVRFRRQVVPGDQLVMTVELLWIKQRRFSKMQARAEVDGQLAAEGELMFSLIN, from the coding sequence ATGTCAATTCTCTCTGAAGTAAAAGCACCCACATCTACTGAACAACCTCCAACTCATGAGGAGGCAATACCCCTGGAACCTAAAAAGACTTTTACATCTGAAGAAATTCAGCAATTACTCCCTCATCGTTACCCGTTCTTACTAGTAGACAAAATCATTGACTACACACCAGGTAAAAGCGCGGTAGGTATCAAAAACGTCACCGTTAACGAGCCACAATTTACAGGTCATTTCCCAGGTAGACCATTAATGCCTGGAGTGCTAATTGTGGAAGCAATGGCACAGGTTGGTGGTATCGTGATTAGACAACTACCCGACTTAGAAGATGGTTTATTTGTGTTTGCTGGTATTGATAAAGTCCGTTTCCGCCGCCAAGTAGTACCGGGAGACCAACTGGTAATGACGGTGGAACTGTTATGGATTAAACAACGTCGTTTCAGCAAAATGCAGGCTCGTGCCGAAGTTGACGGACAACTAGCAGCAGAAGGCGAATTAATGTTTTCGCTGATCAACTGA
- the lpxC gene encoding UDP-3-O-acyl-N-acetylglucosamine deacetylase has translation MKQHTLAGAIALTGVGLHSGVNTKVRVLPAEVGSGRYFVRVDLPDSPIIPAQVAAVHETVLSTQLGKDQVSVRTVEHLLAALAGMGVDNARIEIDGPEVPLLDGSAKEWVSSIAKVGLAPQVVTDNSVPLDISAPIWIYQDDAFVAAIPASETRFSYGIDFDLPAIGNQWHSWSLTTKQNQAAESFAQEIAPARTFGLLHQIEYLQKSGLIKGGSLDNALVCGPDGWLNPPLRFANEPVRHKILDLVGDLSLLGYFPRAHFLAYKASHNLHIQLAQKILAVTH, from the coding sequence ATTAAACAGCACACTTTAGCAGGAGCGATCGCGCTGACTGGAGTTGGGCTGCATAGTGGTGTAAATACCAAAGTACGGGTACTGCCTGCTGAAGTTGGTAGTGGTCGTTACTTTGTGCGAGTAGATTTACCAGATTCACCCATAATTCCGGCTCAAGTTGCGGCTGTGCATGAGACTGTCCTTTCCACTCAGTTAGGGAAGGATCAAGTCAGCGTGCGTACAGTCGAACATTTATTAGCAGCCTTGGCGGGGATGGGTGTAGATAATGCTCGTATCGAAATAGATGGTCCAGAAGTGCCGCTTCTAGATGGTTCAGCTAAAGAATGGGTAAGTAGTATTGCCAAAGTTGGTTTAGCACCCCAAGTAGTTACAGATAACTCAGTTCCCTTAGATATTTCCGCACCAATTTGGATTTATCAAGATGATGCTTTTGTTGCTGCTATCCCAGCATCGGAAACCCGCTTTAGCTACGGTATTGATTTTGACTTACCAGCCATTGGTAATCAATGGCACAGTTGGTCACTAACTACCAAGCAGAACCAAGCGGCGGAAAGCTTTGCCCAAGAAATTGCCCCAGCACGGACATTTGGTTTATTACATCAAATCGAATATTTACAGAAATCTGGGTTGATTAAAGGTGGTAGTTTGGATAATGCGCTAGTTTGTGGCCCTGATGGCTGGTTAAATCCACCATTAAGATTTGCAAATGAGCCAGTACGTCATAAAATTTTGGATTTAGTAGGGGATTTGAGTTTGTTGGGGTATTTTCCCCGCGCTCATTTTTTAGCGTATAAAGCTAGCCATAATTTACACATTCAACTGGCACAAAAAATCTTAGCTGTCACTCACTAA
- a CDS encoding BamA/TamA family outer membrane protein: protein MRLSPVFVAAVAITAPLTSSLNANAQTPSSLEQTLEAFPAATTQQLEQNVSQSQSDSTTVKALIDVPSPDGEFSSEKSTKSAATATKEIIVPTLEDTTSTSLSVEQPPVSKSPVEVRTKLAQALNNTQTATVKETRSPSPQKKENLSPIPNPQTVARSSAQQLVQAPEQQPTTQPGVTFPTTQQQTPTPETTPAPTPGTTPAPTPGNQNFNTPNTTPQENNEPRVLVSEVLIRPQSGELTPELETQVYNVIRTQAGRTTTRSQLQEDINAIFGTGFFSNVQAVPEDTPLGVRVSFIVQPNPVLTKVQIQANPGSNVPSVLPQATADEIFGKQYGTILNLRDLQEGIKQLTKRYQDQGYVLANVVGAPQVSENGVVTLQVAEGVVENINVRFRNKEGQDVNEKGEPIRGRTQEYIVTRELQLKPGQVFNRNTVQKDLQRVFGTGLFEDVNVSLDPGTDPTKVNVVVNVVERSSGSIAAGAGISSASGLFGTVSYQQQNLNGRNQKLGAEVQLGQNELFLFDLRFTDPWIAGDPYRTSYTANIFRRSSISLIFDGPDEDLRTFDPNNPTDTGRQDRPRVTRLGGGVTFTRPLAPNPFERAEWTASAGFQYQRVTTRDADGRLRKEGAVFDDNGNRISDLVPLTFSGTGEDDLLLLQLGAQRDRRNNPLQPTSGSYLRFGIDQSVPVGSGSIFLTRLRGSYSQYLPVKFLNFTKGPQTLAFNVQGGTVFGDLPPYEAFSLGGSNSVRGYEEGALGSGRSYVQATVEYRFPVFSVVSGALFVDVGTDLGTGNKVAEVLNKDGTGYGYGLGVRVQSPLGPIRIDYGINDNGDSRINFGIGERF from the coding sequence ATGCGTTTATCTCCCGTATTTGTGGCAGCTGTGGCAATTACAGCACCTTTAACCAGTTCTTTAAATGCTAATGCTCAAACTCCTAGCAGTTTAGAACAAACATTAGAGGCGTTCCCAGCAGCAACAACTCAGCAGCTAGAACAAAATGTCTCACAATCTCAGTCCGATTCAACAACTGTTAAAGCACTGATAGATGTTCCGTCCCCAGATGGGGAATTTTCCTCAGAAAAATCAACAAAGTCAGCAGCAACAGCAACTAAAGAGATCATTGTACCGACATTAGAAGACACGACCTCGACAAGCTTGAGCGTTGAACAGCCTCCTGTGAGTAAATCGCCTGTGGAAGTGAGGACAAAATTAGCTCAGGCTTTAAATAATACTCAGACAGCTACAGTTAAAGAAACGCGATCGCCATCACCGCAGAAAAAAGAAAATCTCTCCCCAATTCCTAATCCCCAAACCGTAGCCAGATCATCAGCACAACAACTTGTACAAGCACCAGAACAGCAACCTACCACCCAGCCTGGAGTAACTTTCCCAACAACACAACAACAAACACCAACCCCTGAAACTACCCCAGCACCAACCCCTGGCACTACCCCAGCGCCAACCCCTGGAAACCAAAACTTTAACACTCCAAACACCACTCCACAGGAAAATAACGAACCCCGTGTATTAGTGTCAGAAGTTCTGATTAGACCCCAATCAGGTGAACTCACACCCGAATTAGAAACCCAAGTTTACAACGTAATTCGTACCCAAGCTGGACGGACAACCACTCGTTCCCAGTTACAAGAAGATATTAATGCCATCTTTGGCACAGGCTTTTTCTCTAACGTCCAAGCAGTACCAGAAGATACACCTTTAGGGGTGAGAGTTAGCTTTATTGTCCAACCCAACCCTGTGTTAACCAAAGTCCAAATTCAAGCTAACCCAGGTAGTAACGTTCCATCTGTATTACCCCAAGCAACTGCTGATGAAATCTTCGGTAAACAATACGGCACAATCCTTAATTTACGTGATTTACAAGAAGGGATTAAGCAATTAACAAAACGCTATCAAGACCAAGGTTACGTCCTCGCTAACGTAGTTGGTGCGCCACAAGTTTCTGAAAATGGAGTTGTTACCCTACAAGTAGCAGAAGGGGTGGTAGAAAATATTAACGTCCGCTTCCGCAACAAAGAAGGTCAGGATGTTAACGAGAAAGGAGAACCAATTCGGGGACGGACGCAGGAATATATCGTCACGCGAGAATTGCAGTTAAAGCCAGGACAAGTGTTCAACCGTAACACTGTACAAAAAGACTTACAACGTGTATTTGGCACAGGATTGTTTGAAGATGTCAACGTTTCCCTTGACCCAGGTACAGACCCCACCAAGGTAAATGTAGTCGTTAACGTTGTGGAACGGAGTAGTGGTTCCATTGCGGCTGGTGCTGGTATTAGTTCTGCTAGTGGGTTGTTTGGTACAGTCAGCTATCAACAGCAGAACCTCAACGGCAGAAACCAAAAACTAGGTGCAGAAGTCCAGTTAGGACAAAATGAACTATTTCTGTTTGACCTACGCTTCACTGACCCTTGGATAGCAGGCGATCCTTACCGTACTTCTTACACAGCAAATATTTTCCGCCGTAGTTCAATTTCCTTAATTTTTGACGGGCCAGACGAAGACCTCAGAACCTTTGACCCGAATAATCCCACCGATACAGGCAGACAAGATCGTCCCCGTGTAACTCGTTTAGGCGGCGGTGTTACCTTCACCCGTCCTCTTGCACCTAATCCCTTTGAAAGAGCAGAATGGACAGCTTCAGCCGGTTTTCAGTATCAGCGAGTAACTACCCGTGATGCTGACGGGAGATTAAGAAAAGAAGGCGCTGTATTTGATGATAATGGCAACCGCATCAGCGATCTTGTTCCCCTCACCTTCTCAGGTACAGGAGAAGATGATCTATTGCTGTTACAATTGGGAGCGCAACGCGATCGCCGCAATAACCCCTTGCAACCTACTAGCGGTTCTTACTTACGTTTTGGCATAGACCAATCAGTACCAGTAGGCTCAGGTAGTATTTTCCTAACTAGACTCCGGGGTAGCTATAGTCAATATCTTCCTGTGAAGTTCCTTAATTTTACTAAAGGCCCGCAAACCCTAGCTTTTAATGTCCAAGGCGGTACAGTCTTTGGTGATTTGCCTCCCTATGAAGCTTTTAGCCTTGGTGGTAGTAACTCAGTACGGGGTTATGAAGAAGGTGCTTTAGGTAGTGGACGTAGCTATGTCCAAGCAACTGTGGAATATCGTTTCCCTGTCTTTTCTGTAGTCAGTGGTGCGTTGTTCGTAGATGTCGGTACTGACTTAGGAACCGGAAACAAAGTAGCTGAAGTCCTGAATAAAGATGGTACTGGCTATGGCTATGGTCTGGGTGTGCGAGTACAATCACCACTGGGGCCGATTCGGATCGACTACGGTATCAATGATAATGGTGATAGCCGAATTAACTTCGGTATCGGTGAAAGATTTTAA
- the purC gene encoding phosphoribosylaminoimidazolesuccinocarboxamide synthase produces MSVHSKLYEGKAKILYATDDPEILLADFKDDATAFNAQKRGSILGKGRINCSISSQLFQQLEASGIKTHYIDSPSPNQMRVKAVKILPLEVVIRNIAAGSLCQQTGIELGTVLKQPLVEFYYKNDQLGDPLLTRDRLLLMELATPEQVDEITHLALQINEFLKDFWQRCGITLVDFKLEFGLNSQQQLLLADEISPDTCRLWNTTETDPNRRVMDKDRFRRDLGNVEDAYQEVLQRVLQAVEIKS; encoded by the coding sequence ATGTCTGTTCATTCCAAGCTATACGAAGGCAAAGCGAAAATTCTCTACGCTACCGACGACCCAGAAATATTACTGGCTGATTTTAAGGATGATGCTACTGCTTTCAACGCACAAAAGCGCGGCAGCATCCTTGGTAAAGGGAGGATAAACTGTAGCATTTCTAGTCAGCTATTTCAGCAGTTAGAAGCATCGGGGATTAAAACTCACTATATTGATAGCCCTAGCCCTAACCAAATGCGGGTGAAAGCAGTCAAAATTTTACCCTTAGAGGTAGTAATCCGTAATATTGCGGCTGGCAGTTTATGTCAGCAAACAGGCATAGAACTAGGTACAGTTTTAAAACAGCCTCTAGTAGAGTTTTATTATAAAAACGATCAACTGGGAGATCCACTACTAACACGCGATCGCCTGCTGTTGATGGAACTAGCGACACCGGAACAAGTAGATGAAATTACCCATCTAGCATTGCAAATTAACGAGTTCCTCAAAGACTTCTGGCAGCGTTGTGGTATTACCCTAGTAGACTTCAAACTAGAATTTGGTTTAAATTCACAACAACAATTGCTTTTGGCTGATGAAATTAGCCCTGATACCTGCCGTTTGTGGAACACTACAGAAACCGACCCTAATCGTCGAGTCATGGATAAAGACCGTTTCCGGCGAGACTTGGGAAATGTAGAAGATGCTTACCAGGAGGTTTTACAAAGAGTACTACAAGCAGTAGAGATTAAAAGTTAA
- a CDS encoding tetratricopeptide repeat protein, whose translation MYIEALAIRRKLLGKEHLDVATHLNNRAEICRSQGKYQQAESFLLQALDLKSKLLGVENPDVATSLNNLAVLYYCQSKFNEAEAVFIQTLVITRQLWEEEHPDVAISLNNQAFFYYSQGLYSEAEALFIQALDILERRLGIDHPYTASVRHNLVDLHDAAKSQQ comes from the coding sequence TTGTATATTGAAGCTTTAGCTATTAGAAGGAAGTTATTAGGAAAAGAACATCTTGATGTTGCCACCCATCTGAACAACCGAGCAGAAATCTGTCGTTCTCAAGGTAAATACCAACAAGCTGAAAGCTTTTTATTGCAGGCGTTGGATCTTAAAAGTAAGCTATTGGGAGTAGAAAACCCCGATGTTGCTACAAGCCTCAACAACCTGGCTGTCCTTTACTACTGTCAGAGCAAATTCAATGAAGCTGAAGCTGTCTTTATCCAAACTTTGGTAATTACACGCCAATTGTGGGAAGAAGAACATCCCGATGTTGCTATAAGTCTTAACAATCAGGCATTTTTTTACTATTCTCAAGGTTTATATAGCGAAGCTGAGGCTTTGTTCATCCAAGCTTTGGATATTTTAGAGCGACGATTAGGGATAGATCATCCTTATACTGCTAGTGTGCGTCACAATTTAGTAGATTTGCACGATGCTGCGAAATCACAACAGTAA
- a CDS encoding tetratricopeptide repeat protein → MNLSKDDLISSFVNNARSYQEQGLYQQTLSCYIQCLEFAKNRWGEEHPTVVTSLNNLATFYHSQGINGPAEYFYFKALELTRKLWGEHLNVAISLNKLAYFYRSQGRYSEVEPLYIEALAIRRKLLATEHSEVVISLNKLAYFYCSQGK, encoded by the coding sequence ATGAACTTGAGTAAAGATGATTTAATTTCATCCTTTGTTAATAACGCTCGATCTTATCAGGAGCAAGGTTTATATCAGCAAACTTTAAGTTGTTATATACAATGTTTAGAATTTGCTAAAAATCGTTGGGGAGAAGAACATCCAACAGTTGTTACTAGCCTTAACAACTTAGCAACTTTTTATCATTCTCAAGGTATAAATGGCCCTGCTGAATATTTTTACTTCAAAGCATTAGAACTTACACGCAAGTTATGGGGAGAACATCTTAATGTTGCTATTAGCCTCAACAAACTAGCATATTTCTACCGTTCTCAAGGTAGATATAGCGAAGTAGAACCGTTATACATCGAAGCCTTGGCAATTAGACGTAAACTGTTAGCCACAGAACATTCTGAAGTAGTTATTAGTCTCAACAAACTAGCTTATTTCTACTGTTCCCAAGGTAAATAA
- a CDS encoding UbiD family decarboxylase, producing the protein MARDLRGFIKILEDKGQLRRISALVEPDLEIAEISNRMLQRGGPGLLFENVKGSPFPVAVNLMGTVERICWAMNMQQPQELETLGKKLSMLQQPKPPKKISQAIDFGKVLFDVIKAKPGRDFFPACQQVVIQGDDLDLNKLPLIRPYPGDAGKIITLGLVITKDCETGTPNVGVYRLQLQSKNTMTVHWLSVRGGARHLRKAAERGQKLEVAIALGVDPLIIMAAATPIPVDLSEWLFAGLYGGSGVQLAKCKTVDLEVPADSEFVLEGTITPGEILPDGPFGDHMGYYGGVEDSPLIRFQCMTHRKDPIYLTTFSGRPPKEEAMMAIALNRIYTPILRQQVSEIVDFFLPMEALSYKAAIISIDKAYPGQARRAALAFWSALPQFTYTKFVIVVDKDINIRDPRQVVWAISSKVDPTRDVFILPNTPFDTLDFASEKIGLGGRMGIDATTKIPPETDHEWGAPLESDADVAAMVERRWAEYGLADLQLGEVDPNLFGYDMR; encoded by the coding sequence ATGGCCAGAGATTTACGGGGATTTATTAAGATTTTGGAAGATAAAGGGCAATTGCGGCGGATTTCTGCCTTGGTTGAACCAGATTTGGAAATTGCTGAGATTTCTAACCGGATGCTGCAACGAGGTGGGCCGGGTTTGTTATTTGAAAACGTTAAAGGTTCACCTTTCCCCGTGGCGGTTAATTTGATGGGAACGGTGGAGAGAATATGTTGGGCGATGAATATGCAGCAACCCCAAGAGTTGGAGACTCTGGGTAAAAAGCTGAGTATGCTGCAACAACCAAAACCACCAAAGAAAATTTCTCAAGCTATAGATTTTGGTAAAGTGCTGTTCGATGTCATCAAGGCTAAACCAGGGCGAGACTTTTTTCCAGCTTGTCAGCAGGTGGTGATTCAAGGTGATGACTTGGATCTCAATAAATTACCTTTGATTCGTCCTTACCCTGGTGATGCTGGCAAAATTATTACGCTAGGACTGGTAATTACTAAGGATTGTGAAACGGGTACGCCAAATGTGGGTGTCTATCGCTTGCAATTGCAGTCTAAAAATACGATGACAGTCCACTGGTTATCGGTGCGGGGTGGGGCGAGACACTTACGTAAGGCGGCTGAACGTGGTCAAAAATTAGAGGTAGCGATCGCACTTGGTGTAGATCCCTTAATTATCATGGCAGCCGCTACACCCATCCCTGTAGATTTATCAGAGTGGTTATTTGCTGGGCTGTATGGCGGTTCCGGTGTGCAGTTAGCTAAGTGTAAAACGGTAGATTTAGAAGTACCCGCAGATTCCGAATTTGTTTTAGAAGGGACAATTACACCAGGGGAAATTTTACCTGATGGCCCCTTTGGCGACCACATGGGCTATTACGGCGGCGTGGAAGATTCTCCATTAATTCGTTTCCAGTGCATGACACACCGCAAAGACCCGATCTATTTGACCACATTTAGCGGTCGTCCACCCAAAGAAGAAGCGATGATGGCGATCGCGCTTAACCGGATTTATACCCCAATTTTACGTCAACAAGTTTCAGAAATTGTCGATTTCTTCTTACCAATGGAAGCCCTCAGTTATAAAGCGGCCATTATTTCCATTGATAAAGCCTACCCCGGACAAGCAAGACGCGCAGCTTTGGCCTTTTGGAGTGCCTTACCCCAATTCACTTACACCAAATTTGTCATCGTTGTTGATAAAGACATTAACATCCGTGACCCGCGTCAGGTAGTGTGGGCAATCAGTTCTAAAGTTGACCCTACAAGGGATGTATTCATCCTGCCAAACACGCCATTTGACACTTTAGATTTTGCTAGCGAAAAAATCGGCTTGGGTGGACGGATGGGAATTGATGCTACTACCAAGATTCCCCCAGAAACAGACCATGAATGGGGTGCGCCTTTAGAGTCTGATGCAGATGTTGCTGCAATGGTAGAAAGGCGATGGGCGGAGTATGGTTTAGCTGATTTGCAATTAGGGGAAGTTGACCCTAATCTGTTTGGTTACGATATGAGATAG
- the pstS gene encoding phosphate ABC transporter substrate-binding protein PstS — translation MNFSATALQRVFTAAVVTSAVAVSPLFSAIAQAQTLNGAGATFPAPLYERYAREVKKKHPELKINYQGIGSGGGIRQTIAGTVDFGGSDAAMTDAEIGKVKNGVILVPTAGGAVSVVYNLPGVNNLRLSRATLPAIFAGQITEWNDPKIKADNPGVNLPNQPIRFAVRADSSGTTFIFTNHLSSVSPYFKGRIGANTAPKWTLPNVLKGKGNPGVAALVARTPGSIGYVEYAYAAKNNLRSAQIQNKKGEFVAPSLQTANSALSTVSFPDNYRVFVGDPSQGYPIVGLTWMMVYKQYADAAKSQAVKKWVNWVLTDGQQYNDDLNYTRIPAGVANRIMQTVNGNVKP, via the coding sequence ATGAACTTCTCTGCCACCGCTTTACAGCGTGTATTTACTGCTGCTGTGGTAACATCTGCTGTTGCCGTTAGTCCTCTTTTTAGCGCGATCGCGCAAGCCCAAACTCTTAACGGTGCAGGAGCGACTTTCCCCGCTCCACTTTATGAAAGGTATGCGCGTGAAGTTAAAAAGAAACATCCAGAACTAAAAATTAACTATCAAGGAATTGGTAGTGGTGGTGGTATTCGCCAAACAATTGCCGGGACTGTTGACTTTGGTGGTAGTGATGCTGCAATGACCGATGCAGAAATTGGTAAAGTCAAGAATGGTGTAATTCTTGTACCTACAGCCGGTGGTGCAGTTTCTGTTGTTTATAATCTTCCCGGTGTCAATAATCTCCGCTTATCCCGTGCTACATTACCAGCTATTTTTGCTGGTCAAATTACTGAATGGAATGATCCCAAAATTAAGGCAGATAACCCTGGTGTAAATCTACCAAACCAACCAATTAGATTTGCTGTCCGTGCTGATAGTAGTGGTACTACCTTCATTTTCACCAATCATTTAAGTTCTGTTAGCCCTTACTTTAAAGGTAGAATTGGCGCTAACACTGCACCCAAATGGACTTTACCCAACGTCCTCAAAGGTAAAGGAAACCCTGGTGTAGCTGCTTTAGTAGCTCGTACTCCTGGGTCTATTGGTTACGTTGAATATGCTTACGCTGCTAAAAATAACCTGAGATCAGCACAAATCCAAAATAAAAAAGGAGAATTTGTTGCTCCTTCTCTGCAAACAGCTAACTCTGCACTATCAACCGTCAGTTTCCCAGACAATTACCGTGTATTTGTGGGTGATCCCAGCCAAGGTTATCCCATTGTCGGACTCACCTGGATGATGGTTTACAAACAGTACGCAGATGCGGCAAAATCTCAAGCCGTTAAAAAATGGGTTAACTGGGTTTTAACAGACGGTCAACAATATAATGATGACCTCAATTACACCAGAATCCCGGCTGGTGTGGCTAATCGTATAATGCAAACAGTTAATGGCAACGTCAAACCATAG
- the pstC gene encoding phosphate ABC transporter permease subunit PstC — protein sequence MTNLSPADFDNENLGLTDNDGANFWLDRGFTWLVYTFAAIAVAVLFLMSWIVFLEARPAIEKFGLGFIWGQDWDTANEIFGALPYIYGTLVSSAIAIILTVPVSIAVALVTSEKFLHPSIQTALAFIVELIAAIPSVIIGLWGIFIFIPVLEPPQKWLASNFKWIPIFNSQFPVGTNMLTAGIILAIMILPTMAAISRDVLLAIPKELRSASMALGGTRWETIFRVLLPAGFSGIVSAAMLALGRALGETMAVTMVIGNSAQISLSLLDPAYTIPAVLANEFAEAQPGLHIGALCYLGLILFAVTLGVNIAARLLVQWVGRRNR from the coding sequence ATGACAAATTTATCGCCTGCCGATTTTGATAATGAAAATCTGGGATTAACAGATAACGATGGCGCGAATTTTTGGTTAGACAGGGGTTTTACATGGCTAGTCTATACCTTTGCAGCGATCGCAGTAGCTGTATTATTCTTAATGAGTTGGATTGTATTCCTTGAAGCCAGACCAGCTATCGAGAAGTTTGGGCTTGGTTTTATTTGGGGACAAGATTGGGATACAGCTAATGAAATTTTTGGCGCATTACCTTATATATATGGAACTTTGGTAAGTAGTGCGATCGCTATTATCTTAACTGTGCCTGTGAGTATAGCAGTTGCCTTAGTAACTAGCGAAAAATTCTTACATCCATCAATCCAAACGGCATTAGCATTTATCGTTGAATTAATTGCAGCTATCCCTAGCGTCATTATTGGCTTGTGGGGAATTTTCATTTTTATTCCTGTTTTGGAACCTCCTCAAAAGTGGTTAGCAAGTAACTTTAAATGGATACCAATATTTAATTCTCAATTTCCCGTAGGTACAAATATGCTAACTGCGGGAATTATTCTTGCCATTATGATTTTGCCGACAATGGCAGCTATTAGTCGTGATGTATTGCTGGCAATACCCAAAGAACTACGCAGTGCTTCTATGGCGTTGGGTGGTACTCGCTGGGAAACAATATTCAGAGTATTATTACCAGCCGGATTTTCAGGAATTGTCAGTGCAGCCATGCTGGCGTTAGGAAGGGCTTTAGGCGAAACAATGGCTGTAACTATGGTAATTGGCAATTCTGCACAAATTAGTCTTTCCTTACTAGATCCCGCTTACACAATTCCTGCTGTCTTAGCTAACGAATTTGCCGAAGCACAACCGGGATTACATATTGGTGCTTTGTGTTATCTAGGCTTAATATTATTTGCCGTTACTCTAGGTGTAAATATTGCCGCTAGGTTATTAGTTCAATGGGTTGGGAGGAGAAATAGGTAG